From the genome of Pelosinus fermentans DSM 17108:
AAAGCAAACTTTACCTGCAGCAAATACAAGCCGATTGTTACAAACACACCAATAATGGAAGCTACTAATAATTGACCTCGAATAATCCCCCCTAAGACTTTGTCAACATCCCGAAAAAATAAAATTAACTCTGCTCGCCATCCACTTGGCAATAATGCTAAAATTTCACTTTTAATTTTATACCAGTCATGAAGAAGATAAAAAGCTAATATTGGGCTAATGGCCAAACCAATAGAATGACTAATAATTTTAATAATAAAATTTACCACTTGCCCCATAAACTCCTGCATTTCATTTTCTAATAACAATAAATTATTGTCAATTGCAATGCGCAAATAATAAGGAAGTGTAGAATTTTGATACTGTGACTGCATTTGTGTTAGTAGCTTATTAATATTTTCTATCATAAATGGTAAATCCAGGGCAAAAGACTGTAACTCTTTAATAAATAGAGCAAGCAACTTACTTCCTCCAACAATAACAACACCAAACAAAATAATATATACAGCAATAATTGCCCACAATCTTCCTACATTTTTTCTCTCTAAATAACATACTGCAGGATTTAATAAATACGCCAAAAACAAGCCAATGATAAAAGGATATAGTGCATTATGCACCATCCAAAAGAAATATAAGAAACTGATAAGAATTACAATAATAAGAGTAATTCTAACCGCTGATTTAGTTACTAACATAAAAATCACTCCATCATCATATCGTCATACATCCTGGCGGATACAAATAAAAGGGAGACCCTCAGGCCTCCACTTTATCTAAAGTAATGTATCCCGATACATTACCATTTTACTGTGCAACTGTTTCCAATGGGTCTAAATAAAGTGTTAATGTTCCATCTGGCTGAACACTGAAAATTTTAATGTCATCTCCACGAATAATAAACTCTATGCAGCAATCCCAACAATAATATTGTGCTGCTCCCACTTTACCAATTGCCCGATTACTATTACATACAGGGCAAGCTGTCATACATATACACCTCTCATCATAGAATAATAGCTTTCATTATTCTTTACTCTTCTTTATGCAGTAATTTTGCCATTTCTCCTGGAACAATTACTGTATCTTTTCCAACGATTTGTATTTTAGGCAGTGGCATTATCCTACGGCCATATAGTAAATCGCTTACTAAACTATCCGATATTTGGTACCATTTCATCTCGCCAGTACTAGTATCAAAAAAAATATCCACCAATATACCTAATCGCAAACCATCTTCTGTAATAACTTCTTTTTTAAATAATTCTTTAACATAGTAATTGCTTGTTATTTCAAAGATAGAGGCACATTGATGCATTACAGAATGATTACGTACCATAACTGCATCACGACCTATACTTAAAAGGTCCACATAAGCAATCCCCATTTCAAAAGAATTTGGTTTTTCTTCATCAATTGTAATGCCATATACCCTTGCCTCTTCAATATGTAAAACTACATCTTTTATTGGGCCAATTTGCGTGCCTGTTTCAGTTTCCAATATTGGCAGTCCAAGTAAATCTTGCAATCTGTGCATAAAAAATGGCCTCCAAATGTAGATTGTAATCTTAGTATTACCAAAATGTCTTATTTTTATAAATATACGAAGGTTCTTATCATTCTCAAAAACACCAAAGGACTTGGCATAATGCCAAGTCCTTCCATAAAGCCTGTCCTCATTATTCTCAAACCGAATTTTTGATAATACCTCCACCAATGACCATGTCTCCATCATAAAAGACCACCGATTGCCCCGGTGTAATGGCGCGCTGCGGTTCAAAGAATTTCACATGCACACTGCCTTCTGTTAAAGGAGTTACTACAGCAACTCCTTCACGAGATCCATAACGAATTTTTGCCGAAACTGTAATTGGTTTTTCTAAACGATCAATTGTAATAAAATTTAAATCTTCAGCAATGAGTTCAGAAGAAAATACATCTTCATTAGAACCAACAATAACCTGATTATTGGCAAAATCTAATTTTACTACATACAGCGGCTTTCCTGCTGCAATACCTAATCCTTTACGTTGGCCAATCGTATATAACGGCAAACCTTGATGCTGCCCTACTATTTTTCCATGTACATCAATTATATTACCTGGACGTAAGGAATCAGGCGATTTCTCTGCCAAAAATCCCTTATAATCATCATCGGGCACAAAACAGATCTCTTGACTTTCAGGTTTATTAGCAACAGATAATCCAAACTCAGCTGCTAACTCTCTTGTATTTACTTTCGTATAATCACCTAAAGGCATCAAAAAATGTTTTAGTGTATTTTGATTCAGATGATATAGAGCGTAGGATTGATCTTTAGTATGATCAATTCCTTTACTTAACGTATGTCTGCCTAATGTATCATCGTACCCGATACGGGCATAATGACCAGTAGCAACATACTCAGCGCCTAAAGCTAATGCCTTTTGCAATAAACCTTCAAATTTAACATAACGATTGCAAGCAATACAAGGATTTGGAGTCTTTCCGGCTCCATATTCAGCTACAAAATAGTCAATAACAGTGTCTTCAAACATTTCACGAAAATTTAAGACATAATAAGGTATACCTATTTTATCAGCAACTCTGCGGGCATCATCAACTGCACTTAGCGAACAGCATCCGCGATTCTCAGTATCACTTTCAGGCACATCTTTATCCCATATCTGCATAGTGGCACCAATGACATCATATCCTTGCTGCACCAAAAGGGCGGCAGTTAAAGAACTGTCCACCCCTCCGCTCATCGCTACAAGAACTCTTGGTTTCGTACTCATGAATTAAATCACTTTCCTTTTTTGCTGATATAGTCTTTAATCGCTTCATGCAATGCATCAGCTGCCAAATTAGAACAGTGCATTTTAGCGGGTGGAAGACCATCTAGAGCTTCAGCTACTGCATCATTTGAAATTTTTAAGGCTTCATCAAGGGTTTTTCCCATTACTAACTCCGTTACCATACTACTAGTAGCAATGGCGGCACCACAGCCAAAAGTTTTAAATTTCACATCTTTAATAATATTATCTTGAACGTCTAAATAAATTCTCATTATGTCTCCGCATTTGGCATTGCCAACTTCTCCAACACCATTAGCATTTTCTATTTCACCCACATTACGAGGATTTGTAAAATGATCCATTACTTTTTCAGTATACATAAAAAGCATCCCCTTTCAAATAAATTAAATTAATGATGATCGCATTGACTACAAGGATTATTAGCTGCTAATTTGGAATTGGCATTTAATGGTGACATACTCCGCAATCTCTCAAGAATTTGCGGCAATACTTCTAAGCAATAATTTATGTCAGCTTCTGTGTTGCCACGTCCTAAGGAGAGCCGAAGTGAGCCGTGTGCGACTTCATGTGTAAGACCCATAGCCAATAAGACATGAGATGGATCGAGAGATCCTGAAGTGCATGCTGAACCACTTGATGCCGCAATACCTTTCAAATCAAGATTCAAAAGAAGAGACTCCCCTTCCACATATAAGAAACTAATATTTACGTTACCAGGTAAACGAATTTCTTTATGACCGTTTAGCTTAATATCAGAAATCTTTTCTTGGATTCCTTTAATCAGTTTATCCCTTAGATTTGTAAGATGTGAAATTCTTTGATCTAATTCAATACTAGCAAGTTCGGCAGCTTTTCCTAATCCTACAATACCAGGTACATTTTCAGTTCCCGGTCTTAGTTTGCGTTCTTGAGAGCCCCCATGCTGCGTAGATTCAATTTTTACACCCTTACGTATATAAATAGCTCCAATGCCTTTTGGACCATATATCTTATGTCCAGACAAACTAAGGACATCGATATTAAGTTCATTCACATCAATATGACAGTTCCCTACAGCTTGTACTGCATCTGTATGAAAATATATTTTCTTTTCTTTTGCCAGTTGTCCAATCTCTTTAATAGGTTGGATCGTACCTACTTCATTATTAGCAAACATTACACTGATGAGTATTGTCTTATCAGTAATGGCATTTTTCACATCTTCTACGCTAACCATAGCATTTTCATCAACTGGCAAATAAGTAACTGTAAAACCTTGTTTTTCTAAGTACTCACAGGCGTGTAATATCGCATGATGTTCAATAGCTGTAGTAATAATATGATTTCCTTTTTTTCGATTAGCAAAAGCAATGCCCTTTAATGCAAGATTATCAGACTCTGTGCCGCCACTAGTAAAAAAAATCTCATTTGCAGCAGCACCAAGTAAAGCTGCTACACTATGTCTTGCTTCTTCTACTGCCTTACGAGTTTCCCGGCCAAAAGAGTGAACACTAGAAGGATTACCAAATTTTTCTGTCATATATTCTAGCATTACCTTTGCTACTTCCTTATCCACCGGTGTAGTAGCTGAATGATCAAAATAAATTCTTTCCATTATCACATACATCTCCTTGTAATTGTTCTTCTTTGCACAAGTCAGCAAGAGAAATTGAATCTAAAACAGAACTTATACTGTCGCAAACTTTAGCCCAAACACCACGGGTTACACAAATTTCAGCTCGCTCACAATAATCGTTGTCCTCTGCATCTGTTAACAAACAATCAACTAAAACAATTGGACCTTCCATGGTTCTTATAATATCACCAACTGAGATTTTTTCAGGTTCTTTGCTTAAAGAATATCCACCTTGCGCGCCACGAATACTTTTAACATATCCAGCATTGCGTAAAGTACTCATGAGTTGTTCTAAGTAATTTTCAGAAATTTTTTGCCGCTGTGCGATACTTTTTAAAGATATCGGTCCCTCTCCATAGTGCATGGCTAAATCATACATGGCCGCCACACCATAACGTCCTTTTGTAGATATTTTCACATTAGCCTCTCCTCTTTGCTATATCCTAGTATTCCTAGTAGCATAGTAGGTTTTCTTATTTATTAATATACCAAAATAATTGCAGAATGTCAAAATGAAATTGTTTATTTTTTGATATTTTCTTCTTTACCATTTTTGCTAGGTCTGTAATAGACTGTACCAACCAAAGCATCTGGCAAATATTGTTGTTTGACAATATTCCCCTCATAATTATGGGGATATAAATAATTTGCTCCATGACCTAATTTTTCAGCACCTTGATAATGTGCATCTCGTAAATGAGGAGGAACTTGCCCGCAATTTTTTTGTTTAAGATCATTGATCGCCTGATCAATAGCCATATAACATGCATTACTTTTTGGTGCTGTAGCAATATAAATCACAGCCTGTGATAAAATAATCCGCGCTTCGGGCATACCAATGAACTGAACTGCTTGAGCAGCAGCCATTGCGACAACTAAAGCCTGAGGATCTGCATTACCAACGTCTTCAGCCGCACAGATTACGATACGCCTAGCAATAAACTTAACATCTTCCCCAGCAGCAACCATACGTGCCAAGTAATGTACTGCAGCATCAGCATCCGATCCACGCATACTCTTAATAAAAGCCGAAACAATGTCATAATGATGATCTCCGGATTTATCGTAAGGCTGTATTCTTTCGCCCACTACTTCTTTAAGAATGGAAATTGTTATTTTTTTTGTATCCATTGAACTCATCATAGTGGCTGATTGCTCTAGAATATTTAATGCTACTCGTGCATCACCACCTGATAGATCAGCAATGGTTGATAGTGTTTCTTGATCATAAACAAGATTAAACTTACCTAATCCACGCTCATGGTCGGCAATGGCCTGTTCCATAATTTCTACGAGCTCTGCCACTCCAAGGGATTTTAAACGAATCACTCGCATTCTAGATAGTAAGGCAGCATTTACTTCAAAATAAGGATTTTCAGTTGTTGCACCAATTAAAATGATCCTGCCATCTTCCACATAAGGTAACAATACATCTTGCTGCCCTTTATTGAATCGATGTATTTCATCAATGAAGACAATCGTACGCTGACGATAAAATCCAAGCCTTTCTTGTGCAGCCTCTACAATCTTACGGATATCAGCAATGCCTGCTGACACAGCGTTCAATTTTTCAAAATGACTACCAGTACTATTAGCAACAATTTGCGCTAAGGTTGTCTTCCCTGTACCCGGTGGTCCAAATAAAATCATCGAAGGAAGATTATCGCCATCAATCATCCTTCGTAAAAATTTATCTTCGCCGATAATATCATTCTGTCCAATAAACTCATCCAAAATTCTTGGACGCATACGTACAGCTAAAGGAGCCGCTTGCTTATTCTCTACTTGATTGGAATATGAAAATAAATCCATTATACCACCTTCTCTTCAAAAATATATTAAGGCATATCAACTTCCATTTTATTACAATATCTTTCAATTATTATTTTTCTTTGACTTTATATACAGCTTTTATTATACTTTATATAAGTGCTTGTAGTAACTTGTATTTTTTAAAATTAATTTGAAATTTATTGATTAAAGGACGGATAATATGGAAGACATCCTTCGCCAGCTCCTTGCAGGTCAAAAACAAATTACAGAACGTTTTGATCTTATCGATCAACAACTTGATACGTTAACAGAGGGACAAGCCTCTATCAATGAGAGGCTTGATAGCTTGCAAGATGACCTCCTCAGTCTAAGCAGCGATGTCTCCAATCTTAAAGGTGATGTTTTGGCCATTCGTAAGGATACCACAACCTTGAAAAAAGATACTAGCTCCATAAAAAAAGACTTACGTTATGCTTGGGAAGATATTCAAAAATTGGACAAGCGTGTACATATTCATGAAAGTTTAATCGCCAAATAGAACGATCTGGATAAGATGGTTAGTCAACTTA
Proteins encoded in this window:
- the nifS gene encoding cysteine desulfurase NifS, with product MERIYFDHSATTPVDKEVAKVMLEYMTEKFGNPSSVHSFGRETRKAVEEARHSVAALLGAAANEIFFTSGGTESDNLALKGIAFANRKKGNHIITTAIEHHAILHACEYLEKQGFTVTYLPVDENAMVSVEDVKNAITDKTILISVMFANNEVGTIQPIKEIGQLAKEKKIYFHTDAVQAVGNCHIDVNELNIDVLSLSGHKIYGPKGIGAIYIRKGVKIESTQHGGSQERKLRPGTENVPGIVGLGKAAELASIELDQRISHLTNLRDKLIKGIQEKISDIKLNGHKEIRLPGNVNISFLYVEGESLLLNLDLKGIAASSGSACTSGSLDPSHVLLAMGLTHEVAHGSLRLSLGRGNTEADINYCLEVLPQILERLRSMSPLNANSKLAANNPCSQCDHH
- the nifU gene encoding Fe-S cluster assembly scaffold protein NifU encodes the protein MYTEKVMDHFTNPRNVGEIENANGVGEVGNAKCGDIMRIYLDVQDNIIKDVKFKTFGCGAAIATSSMVTELVMGKTLDEALKISNDAVAEALDGLPPAKMHCSNLAADALHEAIKDYISKKGK
- a CDS encoding replication-associated recombination protein A, with the protein product MDLFSYSNQVENKQAAPLAVRMRPRILDEFIGQNDIIGEDKFLRRMIDGDNLPSMILFGPPGTGKTTLAQIVANSTGSHFEKLNAVSAGIADIRKIVEAAQERLGFYRQRTIVFIDEIHRFNKGQQDVLLPYVEDGRIILIGATTENPYFEVNAALLSRMRVIRLKSLGVAELVEIMEQAIADHERGLGKFNLVYDQETLSTIADLSGGDARVALNILEQSATMMSSMDTKKITISILKEVVGERIQPYDKSGDHHYDIVSAFIKSMRGSDADAAVHYLARMVAAGEDVKFIARRIVICAAEDVGNADPQALVVAMAAAQAVQFIGMPEARIILSQAVIYIATAPKSNACYMAIDQAINDLKQKNCGQVPPHLRDAHYQGAEKLGHGANYLYPHNYEGNIVKQQYLPDALVGTVYYRPSKNGKEENIKK
- a CDS encoding RrF2 family transcriptional regulator — translated: MKISTKGRYGVAAMYDLAMHYGEGPISLKSIAQRQKISENYLEQLMSTLRNAGYVKSIRGAQGGYSLSKEPEKISVGDIIRTMEGPIVLVDCLLTDAEDNDYCERAEICVTRGVWAKVCDSISSVLDSISLADLCKEEQLQGDVCDNGKNLF
- a CDS encoding AI-2E family transporter; this encodes MLVTKSAVRITLIIVILISFLYFFWMVHNALYPFIIGLFLAYLLNPAVCYLERKNVGRLWAIIAVYIILFGVVIVGGSKLLALFIKELQSFALDLPFMIENINKLLTQMQSQYQNSTLPYYLRIAIDNNLLLLENEMQEFMGQVVNFIIKIISHSIGLAISPILAFYLLHDWYKIKSEILALLPSGWRAELILFFRDVDKVLGGIIRGQLLVASIIGVFVTIGLYLLQVKFALIIGILAALFDIIPYFGPIIGASPAVMLAILESPWLTIKVILLFFIIQQIEGNIIHPKIIGENIGLHPLSVIFVVFVGGEVAGIIGMLLGVPVAAIGKVLIRHIVKVLL
- a CDS encoding PRC-barrel domain-containing protein encodes the protein MHRLQDLLGLPILETETGTQIGPIKDVVLHIEEARVYGITIDEEKPNSFEMGIAYVDLLSIGRDAVMVRNHSVMHQCASIFEITSNYYVKELFKKEVITEDGLRLGILVDIFFDTSTGEMKWYQISDSLVSDLLYGRRIMPLPKIQIVGKDTVIVPGEMAKLLHKEE
- the mnmA gene encoding tRNA 2-thiouridine(34) synthase MnmA; protein product: MSTKPRVLVAMSGGVDSSLTAALLVQQGYDVIGATMQIWDKDVPESDTENRGCCSLSAVDDARRVADKIGIPYYVLNFREMFEDTVIDYFVAEYGAGKTPNPCIACNRYVKFEGLLQKALALGAEYVATGHYARIGYDDTLGRHTLSKGIDHTKDQSYALYHLNQNTLKHFLMPLGDYTKVNTRELAAEFGLSVANKPESQEICFVPDDDYKGFLAEKSPDSLRPGNIIDVHGKIVGQHQGLPLYTIGQRKGLGIAAGKPLYVVKLDFANNQVIVGSNEDVFSSELIAEDLNFITIDRLEKPITVSAKIRYGSREGVAVVTPLTEGSVHVKFFEPQRAITPGQSVVFYDGDMVIGGGIIKNSV